The genome window AAGGTGTTTTTAACGGACATTTTAAGCCAACTGAAGCAGATAAAATTAATAGAATTGGACAATTACGTCAAGGTGTAATTAAGGTAATTGAAAATCCAAACTTTTCTCCAGATGTAAATAGAAAATATACAGTTGCCGACATGATTACAGGTTATGGTGTGGCTGAAGCAGCGCGTCATTATTATGATATTTATGGTGGTAGTATCGTAGGTAAAAAAGCAATTGTTCAAGGATTTGGAAATGTAGGTTCAGCAGCTGCTTTTTATTTAGCTCAAATGGGTGCTAAAGTAGTTGGTATTATCGATAGAGATGGAGGTTTAATTAATGAAAATGGTTATTCGTTTGAAGAGATTAAAACTTTATTCTTGAATAAAGATGGTAATAAATTGGTGGCCGATAACATGATTCCTTTTGCTGAAATTAATGAGAAGATTTGGTCTATGGGTGCACAAGTATTTGCTCCATGTGCTGCTTCTAGATTGGTTACAAAAGAGCAAGTAGATAGTATGGTGGCTTCAGGTTTAGAAGTTATTTCAAGTGGTGCTAACGTTCCTTTTGCAGATAAAGAAATTTTCTTTGGTCCAATTATGGAAGAAACTGATAAAAAAGTTAGTTTAATTCCAGATTTTATCGCAAATTGTGGAATGGCAAGAGTATTTGCTTATTTCATGGAGAAAAAAGTACAAATGACAGATGAAGCTATTTTTTCAGATACTTCAAACACAATAAAAAATGCAATTCAAAAAGCCTACGAATTAAATTCTGATAAAAAGAATATTAGTGCTACTGCTTTTGAAATTGCTTTAAAACAACTTGTTTAATTATATATAAATGGAACTATTATTAGTGTCAGTTTTTGTTCTGGGTTATGTGGCCATAGCTATGGAACATACGTTTAAAATAGATAAACTAATTCCCGCATTAGCTATGATGGCTATTTTGTGGGCATTAATCGCTGTAAATCATTTGGATGTTTTTGAAATCATCCCAGGTGTAGGAAAAGAAAGTCATCATTTAGAAGGAGTTTTGCTTCATCATTTAGGTAAAACAGCAGAGATTCTATTTTTCTTAATGGGAGCAATGACAATTGTTGAAATCATTGATTATTTTGATGGATTTTCTACAATCAAATCTTTCATTAGAACAAAGAGTAAAATAAAATTACTATGGTTGTTTTCTACTTTAGCCTTTGTATTGTCTGCAATCATTGACAATTTAACAGCTACTATAGTTTTAATCACTATTTTACAAAAAATTATTAGTGATAAAGAAATAAGATTGTGGTTTGCAGGATTAATTGTAATTGCTGCAAATGCTGGTGGTGCTTGGTCTCCAATAGGTGATGTTACAACAACAATGCTTTGGATTGCAAATAAAGTATCTGCAAATCAATTAATAATTCATGTTTTATTACCATCTATTGTGTGTTATGCTTTACCAACATTAATTGCTTCTCGTCTTTCAATTTTTAAAGGAAAGATTGAAGAAATTCCAATGGATGATAAGCCAGAAAACACGAGTAGCGCATTAATGTTTTATTTAGGATTAGGTGG of Flavobacterium channae contains these proteins:
- the nhaD gene encoding sodium:proton antiporter NhaD, encoding MELLLVSVFVLGYVAIAMEHTFKIDKLIPALAMMAILWALIAVNHLDVFEIIPGVGKESHHLEGVLLHHLGKTAEILFFLMGAMTIVEIIDYFDGFSTIKSFIRTKSKIKLLWLFSTLAFVLSAIIDNLTATIVLITILQKIISDKEIRLWFAGLIVIAANAGGAWSPIGDVTTTMLWIANKVSANQLIIHVLLPSIVCYALPTLIASRLSIFKGKIEEIPMDDKPENTSSALMFYLGLGGILFVPIFKTITHLPPYVGMMLALAVVAAVAEYLSNRKFRVGHAMGEDTHSHQSPVHKSLSKIEMPSLLFFLGILMAVAALESLGMLFDFAGALEANVPYLGTEHASTKISDLVVLLLGAGSAVIDNVPLVAASIGMFQIGMDEPAWHFIAYAAGTGGSILIIGSAAGVVAMGMEKIDFFWYLKKIGGLALIGFLAGSAVFVILRDFLLNAH
- a CDS encoding Glu/Leu/Phe/Val dehydrogenase dimerization domain-containing protein, producing MKDLLKKFENKEPEIVFNWKDPETDAEGWTVINSLRGGAAGGGTRMRKGLDMNEVLSLAKTMEVKFSVSGPAIGGAKSGINFDPNDPRKKGVLERWYKAVSPLLKNYYGTGGDLNVDEIHEVIPMTEDCGVWHPQEGVFNGHFKPTEADKINRIGQLRQGVIKVIENPNFSPDVNRKYTVADMITGYGVAEAARHYYDIYGGSIVGKKAIVQGFGNVGSAAAFYLAQMGAKVVGIIDRDGGLINENGYSFEEIKTLFLNKDGNKLVADNMIPFAEINEKIWSMGAQVFAPCAASRLVTKEQVDSMVASGLEVISSGANVPFADKEIFFGPIMEETDKKVSLIPDFIANCGMARVFAYFMEKKVQMTDEAIFSDTSNTIKNAIQKAYELNSDKKNISATAFEIALKQLV